Below is a genomic region from Alkalinema sp. FACHB-956.
TCGCTGGAATGAGGAACGGCGCAATTTGTCTTACATGACCGATGGCGTTGTGATTAAGATTAACGAAATTGATTTACAAGATCGCTTAGGGTTTACGCAAAAGTTTCCCCGTTGGGCGATAGCTTACAAGTATCCTGCGGAGGAAGCGCCGACGGTGCTGGAAAAGGTGACGGTGCAGGTGGGCCGGACGGGGGCGATTACGCCGGTGGCTGAGTTGCGTCCGGTGTTGCTGGCGGGGACGACGGTTTCTCGGGCGACGTTGCACAATGCCGATCGCCTTGCGGAGTTGGATTTGCATGAGGGCGATACGGTGGTGATTCGGAAGGCGGGGGAAATTATTCCGGAGGTGTTGCGGGTGTTGCCGGAGTTGCGGCCTGCGGCGGCGCGGAAGGTGCAAATGCCGACCCATTGCCCGGAGTGTGGTTCTGCGTTGGTACGGCCTGAGGGAGAGGCGGTGACGCGCTGTGTGAATTCTTCCTGTCCGGCGATCGTGCGGGGGTCGTTGATTCACTGGGTGAGTCGGGGGGCGATGGACATCAACAGTGTGGGGGAAAAGTTGGTGGCGCAGTTGTTGGAGGCGGGGTTGGTGCATTCTGTGGCGGATCTGTATGACCTGACGGTGGAGCAGTTGATGGGGCTCGATCGCCTGGGTCAGAAGTCGGCGGAAAAGGTGGTGACGGCGATCGCGGGGTCGAAGGCGCAGCCTTGGGCGCGGGTGCTGTATGGGTTGGGGATTCGGTTGGTGGGGAGTGTGAATGCGCAAACGTTGTCGGAGCAGTTTACGACGGTGGATGCGTTGGCGGCGGCGCTCCCGGAGCAGATGGCTGCGGTTTATGGCATTGGGGATGAGATTGCCCGATCGGTGTATCAATGGTTTCAAATTCCCAGTAATCAACAGTTAGTGGAACAGTTGCGATCGGCGGGTTTGCAATTGGTTGGGGAAGGGAAGGCGCAAGGGGCGATCGTGCAAACGGCAATCACTGGGAAAACGTTTGTGGTGACGGGAACGCTGCCGACTTTGAAACGGGATGAAGCAAAGGATTTGATTCGGAAAGCGGGTGGTAAGGTGACGGATTCTGTGAGTAAGAAGACGGATTATTTGGTAGTGGGTGAGGATGCAGGATCGAAGTTGGAGAAGGCGCGATCTTTGGGGGTTACGACGCTATCGGAAGCGGAATTGCTGGAGTTGTTGGTTTAGTAGTCGATTGTTCAATGCTACAGATGAGATCCCCCCTAGCCCCCCTTAAAAAGGGGGGAATTCAGTCAAATTCTTTCAAAGTTCCCCTTTTTCTTGGCGTAGCCTCTCCGAAGGAGATAGGGGGATTTGGGGGGATCGTTATGGGTCGCAATGAGAAATTGATTGGGTCTCAATCAGTTTTGCTTGGGGGTGGGAGGAGGTAATAAATGATACCTGGCAAATTTTTGAAATACGGATTGACAGGAGCTTTAGTTCTTCGTAGGCTTGTTTTTCATAGCGGCTCCGTGGACATCCTTCTTTGATGAAATGGGTTGGCATGAAGCACGGGGACGCTGGGATCCTGAAAATTTAGGGCACTACCTGGGATTGCGCGAACAACCCCAAGTAGCTATCCCCCTCGCTGGTCGTGCAGCAAGGAGGCTTGTTGAGAATTTTAACATTCGATCGAGCCACTCTTGTTTGTGATGTCAAACGGGGTGGCTCTAAATTTTTGGGCTTTCTTCCGATTCACTACAGGAGAAGCTCACATTATGGCGAAAGGTTCTAGCGATCGGAGCGATCGTTCGGTTGAACATGAGAAACAACGCTTACAGATCCACTTAATCGGTCATCAAGAATTTATTCAGGATACGATTAATCAATTGCATGTTCATCGGATTGCAGACAGGATTCACTGGAGTCAACCAATGAAGATTGTCCATTCCGACGGGCAATACATCAGCATCCTCAGTCGCGAACGTCTGCGGTAATGGTGTAGTATCGGTGTCCCGCAGGTTTGTTTGTCTGACAGTCTGTGGGAACACTCGATATTACGATTAATTTCCTGTCTTAAAGATTTTATGAACAAAGGTACTGGCATTGGAAGAGACGTTATACTGCAATTAGTCAGCCTAAGATCACAAATTAGGTGTTAGATAGACATTGTGCTACTTAATCGCCTTTTTGGGGTTAGATGGAAATATTTCTGACTGAAACTCTAATTTGGGATGTTAGGTAGACTCAATTCTATCCGACAATAAGCTATGCTGCCCCTGGCACTTGATCTGCTCTCTTGAATCATATTCAAAAATTTTTCGTGTATAAGTAAGATTAGAGTGTTTATGAAGAAATCATACTCGTGGGAAGGTTTTGAGTCGTGGAAAAAAGGCGAATCTAAGCTAGAAACGATTTCATTACTGTATAGCTACGACCTAGGCGACGCTGATGCCCCAAGTGATGTAAGAGATTTTTTAATTGCGCTAGAGGAGAGATTTGGAGGTTCTACCTACCCAGTTATTCGCCTGAGCGGTGACAATTATCTTTCCGTAGTTACTCCTAGTGTAGGAATATTGGTTTCATTTATTGTTGCTCCATTAGTCCGGAAATATTTAGATGGTTTTTTTAATGGTGATGGTCTCAAAGAACTGGGAGAGACTCATCGTGAAGAAATCACTCTCTGGTTTTCTAAATTAGAACAAGAACTTGATGTTGTAGTTGCTGCCACTAATGATCTGTTACAAGAATATCCGGAGACTCTAATATGTCGTAGACAAAGAACGGATCTGATTTTAGAAACTAATTTAGGAGAAAGTAAATTAAGCATAGCCTTGAATAGACATCACTCTCAAGAAATTAGGGCTGCAATACCCAGTAGCATAGTAAATGCTATCAAATATCTCATCGAAAATCCTCCAGAAGGACACTTAGGAAATTTTACACTGCATTATGATTCAAGTAAAAAGAAGTGGCTTATCCACGTAACTAATGTGATTGATTTTTCTGGTTAACCTAAAACTAGGAATATTTCAAAATTCACAAGATTGAGCTGTAAAGTCGCAACAGTTCGATTGGAGATTCTGATTAGGAGCGTTAAATCGCAGACAAAGTTTGAGTATATGTATATACTGTATACTCTGCCTAGAAAATATATGTGCTGATTCTACATGAAAGAAAATTATAAGCAACTGATTCAGATCAAAGGACATTTGCCGACTGGTATTCTTAGTCAGAGTTTTCCAATAGATTTCATCGTCAAGTTTTTGGAGGATAATTCAAAATCAAATGAGTCTTTCCTTGATGTTACAGGAGTTAGATTTCAAGGAAAAGATTCATTTTTAGTCCTGACATCTGAAAGACTGATCTGTGTTTATTTTAAGTCTGATGTGATTATTGGGAAAAACTTTGAAGTTTCTCTGATCCTAGATTACACCCATATAAATAAATTTTCTATTGCG
It encodes:
- the ligA gene encoding NAD-dependent DNA ligase LigA; this encodes MASQADQQRVHELRKLLQRASYEYYVLDAPTMEDAVYDRLYRELVELEQAYPELVTPDSPTQRVGEKPASQFQSVKHHVELFSLDNAFSNADLDEWEQRWQRVEEPQKYSYVCELKIDGNAMALTYQDGVLVRGATRGDGVTGEEITQNVKTIRSIPLRLNLENPPRWVEVRGEAFLSDRVFEEINREREKAGEELFKNPRNATAGTLRQLDPKIVAQRKLDFLAYTLHIVDDRLVEYAIDNAVGNEPVSTIDDAGSDGSSPDQVVQLDLLFGLGLPAESAASAPMAAPSQSPSTSQSPRFPQPKTQWESLEILQRMGFRVDPNHQHCADLDAVKAYCDRWNEERRNLSYMTDGVVIKINEIDLQDRLGFTQKFPRWAIAYKYPAEEAPTVLEKVTVQVGRTGAITPVAELRPVLLAGTTVSRATLHNADRLAELDLHEGDTVVIRKAGEIIPEVLRVLPELRPAAARKVQMPTHCPECGSALVRPEGEAVTRCVNSSCPAIVRGSLIHWVSRGAMDINSVGEKLVAQLLEAGLVHSVADLYDLTVEQLMGLDRLGQKSAEKVVTAIAGSKAQPWARVLYGLGIRLVGSVNAQTLSEQFTTVDALAAALPEQMAAVYGIGDEIARSVYQWFQIPSNQQLVEQLRSAGLQLVGEGKAQGAIVQTAITGKTFVVTGTLPTLKRDEAKDLIRKAGGKVTDSVSKKTDYLVVGEDAGSKLEKARSLGVTTLSEAELLELLV